In a genomic window of Polyodon spathula isolate WHYD16114869_AA chromosome 21, ASM1765450v1, whole genome shotgun sequence:
- the mc1r gene encoding melanocyte-stimulating hormone receptor: MNFSTFNYLVMKHIASENNSDNTTSNASYSNTMTLACNKIIIPHELFLTIGLLSLLENILVVLAIVKNRNLHSPMYYFICCLAVSDMLVSVSNVVETMFMLLIDQGVLVVAFNIIRNMDNIIDMMICSSVVSSLSFLGTITADRYITIFYALRYHSIMTTQRAVAIIIAIWVASTLSSTLFITYYKNNAVLICLITFFLFMLILMATMYLHMFTLAHLHAKRITTFYKNRRQNQATSMKGAVTLLILLGVFLICWGPFFLHLTLIVTCPKNPHCLCFFNHFNLFLILIICNSFIDPIIYAFRSQELRKTLKELLLCFW; this comes from the coding sequence ATGAACTTCAGTACATTTAATTATTTGGTGATGAAACATATTGCTTCTGAGAACAACTCAGACAATACGACCAGCAATGCTTCCTACAGCAACACAATGACTCTGGCATGCAACAAAATCATTATTCCCCATGAACTCTTTTTGACTATTGGGCTTCTGAGTCTCCTGGAGAACATTTTGGTGGTGTTAGCCATTGTTAAAAACAGGAACCTGCATTCTCCAATGTACTATTTTATCTGTTGCCTTGCCGTATCGGACATGCTGGTGAGCGTCAGCAATGTGGTGGAAACCATGTTCATGCTACTGATTGATCAAGGGGTCCTGGTGGTCGCTTTCAACATCATCCGGAACATGGACAACATCATTGACATGATGATCTGCAGCTCTGTGGTGTCCTCGCTCTCCTTCCTGGGCACTATCACAGCAGACCGCTACATCACAATTTTCTACGCCTTGCGGTACCACAGCATCATGACCACTCAACGGGCTGTTGCCATCATTATTGCCATCTGGGTGGCCAGCACCCTCTCCAGCACACTTTTTATCACCTACTACAAGAACAACGCCGTGCTCATCTGCCTCATCACCTTTTTCTTGTTCATGCTCATCTTGATGGCGACCATGTACCTCCACATGTTCACCCTCGCCCACCTCCATGCCAAGCGCATCACTACATTCTACAAGAACCGACGCCAAAACCAGGCCACTAGCATGAAGGGGGCAGTCACCCTGCTCATTTTGCTGGGAGTATTCCTCATATGCTGGGGTCCCTTCTTCCTCCACCTAACCCTGATTGTCACCTGTCCCAAGAACCCACACTGCCTCTGCTTTTTCAACCACTTCAACCTGTTTCTAATACTGATCATCTGCAACTCGTTTATAGACCCCATTATCTATGCCTTCAGAAGTCAAGAACTCCGAAAGACGCTTAAGGAGTTGCTACTTTGCTTCTGGTAG
- the tcf25 gene encoding transcription factor 25 isoform X2, which produces MSSRALRRLKGNPRGQEALQAADPELETGEEEEETQTEPAKNTSRKAKRNKKQKNICNIYELINEAENETDKNREAEAPAEEEHAESKLDPDNHEKKEKSDNGETEKQEETQETEKSSVSVKASKKKKKKKNKKTTAGDAQEEGCTDDIDSILETIENQTGLSYQNEGSRNADTRPVLYVEHRNLNPETELKRYFGARAVLGDQRPRQRQRQFHRSTWMTTLKNTWPRFSKPGISMSLLETKDGVQYFTFEHSREYQQVQFKFLEAVESMDPNNIVLLLQMNPYHIDSLLQLSDVCRIQDDQEMAKDLIERALYSFECASHPVFSLTSGTSRLDYLRPENRAFYLSLYKHMMFLERRGCPRTALEYCKLILSFDPDNDPLCMLLLLDFLSLRSREYSFLIRIYEEWEAHRNLSQLPNFAYSVGLCYYFLSQQEDLPAAECAQKQQMADRFLQNALLMFPSVLMPLLEICAVEPDAAVSSHAFFGPRTQIGQPPALNELVALFVGRSHSLWKDPAVMLWLESNVKEVLQRVDASEPVVEEYEKKRKLRYQSAPRSIHRHVILSEIKEATAALPLEVTAQPVMGFDPLPPLDSVVSYTRPERANRVATDESTLSLFLRSLLPNFNLQGGVRPEEDLEVARAGRQLNQEVNRLMGAMRDMLANIQFQEPPREDNPERDDEEWD; this is translated from the exons ATGTCAAGTCGGGCTTTGCGAAGACTTAAAGGGAACCCCCGGGGTCAGGAGGCCCTGCAAGCGGCTGACCCGGAGCTTGAGACgggggaagaggaggaagagacacagacagaacCTGCAAAGAACACCAGTCGGAAAGCAAAgagaaacaagaaacaaaaaaatatctgtaatATCTACGAGCTG ATAAATGAAGCTGAGAATGAGACTGATAAAAACCGTGAAGCTGAAGCCCCAGCAGAAGAAGAGCATGCAGAGTCCAAGCTAGACCCTGACAACCATGAAAAGAAGGAGAAGAGTGATAATGGGGAGACAGAAAAGCAAGAGGAGACCCAGGAGACAGAAAAG tcgAGCGTGAGTGTTAaagcaagcaagaaaaaaaagaaaaagaaaaacaagaagacaaCAGCAGGGGATGCTCAG GAGGAAGGGTGCACTGATGACATTGACAGTATCCTAGAGACAATTGAAAATCAGACTGGCCTGTCCTATCAGAACGAGGGCTCCAGAAACGCTGACACCAGGCCTGTTCTTTATGTAGAACACAG AAACCTGAATCCTGAAACAGAGCTGAAGAGATATTTTGGGGCTCGAGCAGTCTTGGGGGATCAAAG ACCAAGGCAAAGACAGCGCCAGTTTCACCGCAGCACATGGATGACAACACTAAAGAACACCTGGCCACGATTCAGCAaacctg GGATTTCCATGAGCCTTCTGGAGACGAAAGATGGAGTCCAGTATTTCACTTTTGAACACAGCAGGGAGTATCAGCAAGTTCAGTTCAAATTCCTGGAGGCAGTAGAGTCTATGGACCCAAACAACATTGTG CTCCTCTTGCAAATGAATCCTTATCACATTGACTCCTTGCTCCAGCTCTCTGATGTCTGTCGCATTCAAGATGATCAGGAAATGGCTAAAGACCTGATTG AGAGGGCCCTGTACAGTTTTGAATGTGCATCCCATCCTGTGTTCAGCCTAACCTCTGGAACATCCAGACTTGATTATTTACGACCTGAAAATAG GGCATTTTACTTGTCACTGTACAAGCACATGATGTTTCTGGAGAGAAGAGGGTGTCCCCGGACAGCACTGGAGTACTGTAAACTCATACTAAG TTTTGACCCTGATAACGACCCTCTGTGCATGCTGTTGCTGCTTGATTTCCTGTCACTGCGATCACGGGAGTATTCGTTCCTGATTCGGATCTATGAGGAGTGGGAG GCCCACCGGAACCTGTCACAGCTTCCAAACTTTGCCTATTCAGTGGGGCTGTGCTATTACTTCCTCAGTCAGCAGGAGGACCTGCCCGCTGCAGAGTGCGCTCAGAAACAACAGATGGCTGATCGCTTCCTACAAAATGCGCTGTTGATGTTTCCAAGCG TGTTGATGCCTCTATTGGAGATATGTGCTGTAGAGCCTGATGCTGCTGTCTCGTCACATGCATTTTTTGGACCAAGGACTCAAATTGG GCAGCCCCCTGCCCTGAACGAGCTGGTGGCCCTCTTCGTCGGGAGGAGTCACTCTCTGTGGAAAGACCCGGCTGTGATGCTGTGGCTGGAGAGCAATGTTAAAGAAGTGTTGCAGAGAGTAGATGCCAGTGAACCTGTGGTGGAGGAGTATGAAAAGAA GAGGAAGCTGAGGTACCAAAGTGCCCCAAGAAGCATTCACCGCCATGTTATCTTGTCAGAGATAAAGGAGGCCACAGCTGCTCTGCCTCTG GAAGTGACTGCTCAGCCAGTGATGGGGTTTGACCCCTTGCCTCCTTTAGATTCGGTGGTTTCTTACACCAGACCTGAAAG AGCTAATAGAGTTGCTACTGATGAAAGCACTTTGTCGCTGTTTTTACGATCTCTTCTGCCAAACTTCAACCTACAG GGTGGTGTAAGGCCTGAGGAGGACCTGGAAGTGGCCCGGGCTGGGCGACAGCTGAACCAGGAAGTGAACCGGCTAATGGGGGCTATGAGGGACATGCTGGCTAATATCCAGTTTCAGGAGCCACCGCGTGAGGACAACCCAGAGAGGGACGACGAGGAGTGGGATTGA
- the tcf25 gene encoding transcription factor 25 isoform X1, protein MSSRALRRLKGNPRGQEALQAADPELETGEEEEETQTEPAKNTSRKAKRNKKQKNICNIYELINEAENETDKNREAEAPAEEEHAESKLDPDNHEKKEKSDNGETEKQEETQETEKSSVSVKASKKKKKKKNKKTTAGDAQEEGCTDDIDSILETIENQTGLSYQNEGSRNADTRPVLYVEHRNLNPETELKRYFGARAVLGDQSRPRQRQRQFHRSTWMTTLKNTWPRFSKPGISMSLLETKDGVQYFTFEHSREYQQVQFKFLEAVESMDPNNIVLLLQMNPYHIDSLLQLSDVCRIQDDQEMAKDLIERALYSFECASHPVFSLTSGTSRLDYLRPENRAFYLSLYKHMMFLERRGCPRTALEYCKLILSFDPDNDPLCMLLLLDFLSLRSREYSFLIRIYEEWEAHRNLSQLPNFAYSVGLCYYFLSQQEDLPAAECAQKQQMADRFLQNALLMFPSVLMPLLEICAVEPDAAVSSHAFFGPRTQIGQPPALNELVALFVGRSHSLWKDPAVMLWLESNVKEVLQRVDASEPVVEEYEKKRKLRYQSAPRSIHRHVILSEIKEATAALPLEVTAQPVMGFDPLPPLDSVVSYTRPERANRVATDESTLSLFLRSLLPNFNLQGGVRPEEDLEVARAGRQLNQEVNRLMGAMRDMLANIQFQEPPREDNPERDDEEWD, encoded by the exons ATGTCAAGTCGGGCTTTGCGAAGACTTAAAGGGAACCCCCGGGGTCAGGAGGCCCTGCAAGCGGCTGACCCGGAGCTTGAGACgggggaagaggaggaagagacacagacagaacCTGCAAAGAACACCAGTCGGAAAGCAAAgagaaacaagaaacaaaaaaatatctgtaatATCTACGAGCTG ATAAATGAAGCTGAGAATGAGACTGATAAAAACCGTGAAGCTGAAGCCCCAGCAGAAGAAGAGCATGCAGAGTCCAAGCTAGACCCTGACAACCATGAAAAGAAGGAGAAGAGTGATAATGGGGAGACAGAAAAGCAAGAGGAGACCCAGGAGACAGAAAAG tcgAGCGTGAGTGTTAaagcaagcaagaaaaaaaagaaaaagaaaaacaagaagacaaCAGCAGGGGATGCTCAG GAGGAAGGGTGCACTGATGACATTGACAGTATCCTAGAGACAATTGAAAATCAGACTGGCCTGTCCTATCAGAACGAGGGCTCCAGAAACGCTGACACCAGGCCTGTTCTTTATGTAGAACACAG AAACCTGAATCCTGAAACAGAGCTGAAGAGATATTTTGGGGCTCGAGCAGTCTTGGGGGATCAAAG CAGACCAAGGCAAAGACAGCGCCAGTTTCACCGCAGCACATGGATGACAACACTAAAGAACACCTGGCCACGATTCAGCAaacctg GGATTTCCATGAGCCTTCTGGAGACGAAAGATGGAGTCCAGTATTTCACTTTTGAACACAGCAGGGAGTATCAGCAAGTTCAGTTCAAATTCCTGGAGGCAGTAGAGTCTATGGACCCAAACAACATTGTG CTCCTCTTGCAAATGAATCCTTATCACATTGACTCCTTGCTCCAGCTCTCTGATGTCTGTCGCATTCAAGATGATCAGGAAATGGCTAAAGACCTGATTG AGAGGGCCCTGTACAGTTTTGAATGTGCATCCCATCCTGTGTTCAGCCTAACCTCTGGAACATCCAGACTTGATTATTTACGACCTGAAAATAG GGCATTTTACTTGTCACTGTACAAGCACATGATGTTTCTGGAGAGAAGAGGGTGTCCCCGGACAGCACTGGAGTACTGTAAACTCATACTAAG TTTTGACCCTGATAACGACCCTCTGTGCATGCTGTTGCTGCTTGATTTCCTGTCACTGCGATCACGGGAGTATTCGTTCCTGATTCGGATCTATGAGGAGTGGGAG GCCCACCGGAACCTGTCACAGCTTCCAAACTTTGCCTATTCAGTGGGGCTGTGCTATTACTTCCTCAGTCAGCAGGAGGACCTGCCCGCTGCAGAGTGCGCTCAGAAACAACAGATGGCTGATCGCTTCCTACAAAATGCGCTGTTGATGTTTCCAAGCG TGTTGATGCCTCTATTGGAGATATGTGCTGTAGAGCCTGATGCTGCTGTCTCGTCACATGCATTTTTTGGACCAAGGACTCAAATTGG GCAGCCCCCTGCCCTGAACGAGCTGGTGGCCCTCTTCGTCGGGAGGAGTCACTCTCTGTGGAAAGACCCGGCTGTGATGCTGTGGCTGGAGAGCAATGTTAAAGAAGTGTTGCAGAGAGTAGATGCCAGTGAACCTGTGGTGGAGGAGTATGAAAAGAA GAGGAAGCTGAGGTACCAAAGTGCCCCAAGAAGCATTCACCGCCATGTTATCTTGTCAGAGATAAAGGAGGCCACAGCTGCTCTGCCTCTG GAAGTGACTGCTCAGCCAGTGATGGGGTTTGACCCCTTGCCTCCTTTAGATTCGGTGGTTTCTTACACCAGACCTGAAAG AGCTAATAGAGTTGCTACTGATGAAAGCACTTTGTCGCTGTTTTTACGATCTCTTCTGCCAAACTTCAACCTACAG GGTGGTGTAAGGCCTGAGGAGGACCTGGAAGTGGCCCGGGCTGGGCGACAGCTGAACCAGGAAGTGAACCGGCTAATGGGGGCTATGAGGGACATGCTGGCTAATATCCAGTTTCAGGAGCCACCGCGTGAGGACAACCCAGAGAGGGACGACGAGGAGTGGGATTGA